A genomic region of Elaeis guineensis isolate ETL-2024a chromosome 9, EG11, whole genome shotgun sequence contains the following coding sequences:
- the LOC105051660 gene encoding ethylene-responsive transcription factor TINY, whose protein sequence is MEMEHENKAATEDTGAPATNYRGVRKRKWGKWVSEIREPGKKTRIWLGSFESAEMAAVAHDVAALSLKGRDARLNFPESVDQLPRPASSDPSDIRSAALEAAARVRLRQEFARSSPVSSGSPALEWLWNDELGLESPKMWAELAEAMLLAPPVWSNDTGELEDWVQGSLWDPLL, encoded by the coding sequence ATGGAAATGGAGCATGAGAACAAGGCGGCCACGGAGGATACCGGCGCGCCGGCCACGAACTACCGGGGAGTCCGCAAGCGGAAGTGGGGCAAGTGGGTCTCCGAGATCCGGGAACCGGGCAAGAAGACCAGGATTTGGCTTGGAAGCTTCGAGTCGGCCGAGATGGCCGCCGTGGCCCACGACGTGGCCGCGCTAAGTCTCAAAGGACGCGACGCGCGCCTCAATTTCCCTGAGAGCGTCGACCAGCTCCCCCGGCCCGCCAGCTCCGACCCGAGCGACATCCGGTCCGCCGCCCTCGAGGCCGCCGCCCGGGTTCGGTTGAGACAGGAATTCGCCCGGTCGAGCCCCGTCAGCTCCGGCTCGCCGGCGTTGGAGTGGCTGTGGAACGATGAACTCGGGCTCGAGTCGCCCAAGATGTGGGCGGAGCTGGCGGAGGCGATGCTGCTGGCCCCACCGGTCTGGTCCAATGATACTGGTGAGCTGGAGGATTGGGTTCAGGGATCGTTGTGGGATCCGTTGTTGTAA
- the LOC105051659 gene encoding LOW QUALITY PROTEIN: pentatricopeptide repeat-containing protein At1g71460, chloroplastic (The sequence of the model RefSeq protein was modified relative to this genomic sequence to represent the inferred CDS: inserted 3 bases in 3 codons), producing the protein MDCRALLFTNSSTPLFFSKTPTKSHSLRSQTSPNYLPNPTKSKSPPPPPTQPLRPRKFSESDAFPNSLPLHSKNPHIIYRXIQRFARLGRLREALTILDYVEQRGIPVNATTFSALLSACSRLKALTFGRQIHVHIRINGLERNEFLLTKLVQMYATCGAPDDAKRALAVLAPKSVFPWNALLKGKVVGSPRWSHEPLMIFEEMRAEGVDVNEYTFSCLIKSLAGSPAFTQGRKAHALLIKNGFLSASVLLQTSLXDMYFKCGKTGLAMKVFDEITERDIVLWGVVIAGFAHNGLRREALEYLRWMQSEGIEPNSVIVTSVLPVIGELAERKLGQEIHGYVLKRFRNFGKMIFIQSGLIDMYCKCGDMVSGRRVFYGSNERNAVSWTALMSGYASNGRLEQALRSVVWMQQEGVKPDVVSIATALPVCADLKALRQGKEIHSYALKNWFLPNVSIYTSLMTMYSGCGNLEYSCRVFDGMERKTVIAWTALIDSYLKNGNPHNALNVFRSMQVANYRPDCITISRVLSTSGDLGALKLGREIHGQVFKMKVESIPLVVAEVVKMYGRCGDVEKAHKVFDRVQSKGSLTCTAIIEAYSSNNRYREALSLFDWMLSNGFIPNHFTFDVALNICEKAGWHDEALRIFDTMVRKYDVRXFEKHYDCMIGLLTRKGCLQEAQRFIYLKSTLF; encoded by the exons ATGGATTGCAGAGCTCTGctcttcaccaactcctcaacacctctcttcttctccaaaaCCCCTACCAAATCCCACTCCCTCCGATCCCAAACCTCTCCAAATTATCTCCCCAATCCAACCAAGTCCAAATCCCCTCCACCTCCCCCCACCCAACCCCTCAGACCCCGCAAATTCTCTGAAAGCGACGCCTTCCCCAACTCCCTCCCCCTCCACTCCAAGAACCCGCACATCATCTACA GCATCCAACGTTTCGCCCGCCTCGGCAGGCTCCGAGAGGCCCTCACCATCCTCGACTACGTCGAGCAACGCGGCATCCCTGTCAACGCCACCACATTCTCCGCCCTCCTCTCGGCCTGCTCCAGGCTCAAAGCTCTCACCTTTGGCCGCCAGATTCATGTCCATATAAGGATCAACGGCCTTGAGCGCAATGAATTCCTTCTTACCAAGCTTGTCCAGATGTACGCCACTTGCGGCGCCCCTGACGACGCCAAGAGGGCGCTCGCCGTGCTCGCGCCGAAGAGTGTCTTTCCGTGGAATGCACTGCTTAAAGGCAAGGTCGTCGGCAGCCCGCGGTGGAGCCATGAGCCGCTTATGATTTTCGAGGAGATGCGGGCGGAGGGAGTGGATGTGAACGAGTACACCTTCTCCTGCTTGATTAAAAGCTTAGCAGGCTCGCCGGCTTTCACGCAGGGTAGGAAGGCCCATGCTCTTTTAATAAAGAATGGGTTTCTTAGTGCTTCGGTACTTCTACAGACTTCTT ATGATATGTACTTCAAATGTGGCAAGACTGGCCTGGCAATGAAGGTCTTCGATGAAATTACTGAGAGGGACATTGTTCTATGGGGAGTGGTGATAGCGGGATTTGCACACAATGGGTTGAGGAGAGAGGCTTTGGAGTACTTGAGGTGGATGCAGAGTGAAGGAATTGAGCCTAATTCAGTAATAGTAACGTCGGTGCTCCCAGTAATTGGAGAGCTCGCGGAGCGAAAATTAGGACAGGAGATTCATGGATATGTCTTAAAAAGGTTCAGGAATTTTGGGAAaatgatttttattcaatcaggATTGATTGATATGTACTGCAAATGTGGGGATATGGTCTCAGGGAGGCGCGTCTTCTATGGGTCGAACGAAAGGAATGCAGTCTCATGGACTGCTCTCATGTCAGGATATGCGTCAAATGGCAGGCTCGAGCAAGCTTTGAGATCTGTTGTCTGGATGCAGCAGGAAGGGGTCAAGCCTGATGTCGTTTCAATTGCAACGGCTCTTCCAGTTTGTGCTGACCTGAAGGCTTTGAGACAAGGAAAGGAGATACATAGCTATGCTTTGAAAAATTGGTTCTTGCCCAATGTCTCCATATACACTTCCCTGATGACCATGTACTCAGGATGTGGAAACTTGGAGTATTCTTGCAGAGTGTTTGATGGAATGGAGAGAAAGACTGTCATAGCTTGGACAGCCCTGATTGATTCATACTTAAAGAATGGGAACCCACATAATGCTCTGAATGTTTTCCGATCGATGCAGGTTGCTAATTATAGGCCTGATTGCATTACCATATCTAGAGTTTTGAGTACTTCTGGTGATTTGGGAGCATTAAAACTTGGAAGGGAGATACATGGGCAAGTTTTCAAGATGAAGGTGGAGTCAATTCCTTTGGTTGTAGCTGAAGTAGTGAAGATGTATGGCAGGTGTGGAGATGTGGAGAAGGCACATAAGGTCTTTGATAGGGTCCAGTCCAAGGGATCATTAACTTGTACTGCAATTATAGAAGCATATAGTTCTAACAATCGGTACAGAGAAGCACTTAGTCTCTTTGATTGGATGCTATCAAATGGGTTCATTCCAAATCATTTCACTTTTGATGTGGCCTTAAATATTTGTGAGAAGGCAGGATGGCATGATGAAGCTCTCAGAATATTTGACACCATGGTTCGGAAGTATGATGTAA CTTTTGAAAAGCATTATGACTGCATGATTGGCCTTCTTACACGTAAAGGTTGCCTTCAAGAAGCACAGAGGTTTATCTATTTGAAATCAACACTATTTTAA